The following is a genomic window from Candidatus Zixiibacteriota bacterium.
AGGCGCCGCGCGCATTCGCGTGCAGATTTCCGCGGCCCACAGCCGCGAAGATATCGATCGCGCGATTGCGGCTTTCACCAAAGTCGGCAAGAAACACGGCGTGATCTCGTAACACCCGGCTGCGCCCGACGCGACCGTCCCCCAAGAAAGTAGAAGCTCGGCTGTGAGACTCCGAGCTCCTGGTGCGAGTACCGAAATGTGAGGTTCGGCTGGTTGAACGTCACCGCTGCGTTCTCGTCCTGGTTGAGTTCGCGAGCGGCCGTTCGCGAGAGGGCGCGTTTGGAAATACGCGACAGCTCAGCGGTCCAGTTCTGACCTGCCTCGGACCTCGCCCTCTGTCCTTAATTTACCCCCGACGTCGATTTTTAGCAATGGGTGAATAGCAGTCATTCTTCCCGTATTTCACCTCCGCACCGCCTGGTCGGCAGATTCTAACTGCGCAATCCCCTCATCACCTCGCGAATCAACAAAATCGCCACCACCAAGCTGAACAGCGCCATCGAGCCAAAGATGAACTCCGAGCCGGCCCGAGCCTGGCTGTGCGCCGCGATCCGCTTGAAGGTCAGATAGGTGAGCATGATCGTGTTCAGCGCCACCCAGCCCAATGTAATCTTCAGCAGCAGGGGGCTGCCGCCGCCGTTGAAGTAGCCCAAAACGATCGTCGCCACCGCGATCCCGCCGTTGACAAACAGCGCCGTCGGTGAGCCGGTGCGGATATAACCCAAAATCCCCATCGCCAGCATGTAAATTCCGAGGGCGATAATCCAGTAATGTAGTTTCACAAAGTCGTCTCCTCAATTAATCGATCCAACTAGTCGGTAATACGGCGGCTGGCGGTGAGATTGATGGCGGAGATTGCGCGCTCAGTTGCGCGAAAGCAGGCGGCGCAACCGGCCCGGTGGCGCCACCAACATCGACAGCACCGACAGAATCGCAAGGACGATCGTGGGAATATACACCACCAATGGGTCGACATCGGGGTAAAGCAACCGTTCCAGCCAGCGCACCAGGAATGACTCCGGCTGTGTCCCATCATAAGCGCGACGCAACTGCGCCTCCCACACAGTCAAGGGACAGGGACGACCGATGATGGTGAGGATCGCGACATAGAGGATTCCGGCGACGTGTACGGCCCGAATGACGCACCACTCGCGCAGCTTCGCTGACTTCATGGCGATCATCTGCACGACAGAACCCCCGATCATGAAGACGACCCACAGGAAGTGGGCAACGACTACGGTATCAGCCCAAAACCGGCTCATCTCTGGTTATCTTAAGACGGAAAGATGCGGCAGACAATCACTGTCTGCCGCATCGCGCTTCACGGCCCGGCAGCACCGGGGTTTGAATACAGGAAATGACTAATCAGAGGAATGCGGAATCGACTCCAACTTCTCGAAATCCACTGCCGGCATCATCGTCGGAAAATCGTCGCACGGTGCCAGCCCGCTCAGGAACATGTAATTCACAAGACGCACCGCGTCGCCGATGTTGATCCGCCCATCGCAATTCATATCCCCGGACACCAGCGGATCGGGTGCCGGTCCCTGAGCGAAAATGAAGTTAATCAAGAACACGATGTCCGAGATGTTCAACTGCCCCGATCCGTCGGCATCCCCGAGCGTCATGGTCCGGAACGTGAATACCTCATCCGACCACCGTGCCCCGCCATACGTGCTGGTCGCCAATACTTTCCACCAGTACCGCGTCCCCCAGGAGAGGGGTGCGGCAAGGAGACACTCCGAATCGGAGATTCCAGCCTGCGTTGACGAGAACGCGAAATTACTGTCGATCGAAATGACGAGCGAGTAGGTGACATTCTCGCTTGTCGAAGTGGGCAGAGACTGGTTCCATCGAAATACCGGTGCAATCGACGTCAGAGGGTGGCCAAGCTCATCGGGCGGCTCCAGCAGTCCAAACTCGCTGGGAGCAACCGCAAGGAAAGGAAAGGCACCCATATCACAGCGAGATCCGTCGGGATCATTGAGTATTGGCGACGGATCCCCGGTATTAATGCACGGTGAAAGTGGCTGTAAGTGCAAATCACCGGCCACAGCATCACGGTACAGCGGATCCAAAGAGATGTTCATTACATAGGTTCCACTCATATAGCTGTCAGAGTAGTCTGGTTCATTGTTCCACACGTCATTGAATTCCAAGAAGGAATAATTGCCAGATATCCCATAGCCGGTCGAGCCGGTGACAATGTTGTTTCGAGCGATGGCTTCACCACTGAGATTAAAGAAGCCGCGCGAATTGGAGTGGAATGTGCAGTTGCGAATCTCCGAAGAATCCTCGACAATGCCGATGCAGGCATTTCCGACTTCGTTATTGAAGAAGACGTTCTTCTCAATCAACGGTCTTCCCGAATCCACCCAGATGAGCGTGAACTGCGCGGAATTGTAGAGGAACCGGTTGTTCCTAATTGTAGGAGAGGAAAGGCTGTCAACCCGAATCAATTCTTCGTTGTCGTGGATACCTTGGAATCCGAACCCCTCCAGCACAGCAGCGCGAGATTCATCACGGGTCAGCCGGACCACGGGATTCCCGTCTTCGGTTTGAAGCATCGTCATTTCAGGCCCGGCTTCAGACTTCACCACCACATCTTTTCCAGCGAAGTCGATGCGACCTGTATGAAGGCCCGGACCAACTAACACTGTATCGCCGCTTCCGGCAAAGTCGATTGCCGCCTGAATCGTCGAGAAGTCACTTGGCACACGGATCGTGATGCCCGACCTCGTCAGGAAGCTCGCTGCCGCTGACCACTCCGAATACTCGATACCATCGAACGAGCGGCATCGCCACCAGTACCTCCCTGGATCATCAATCGCGACGAGTCTTGCAGTTAGACTGTCGGTCTGCCCCTCAAGCTCCACCACGTTGTCGAAGAACAGCGAATCGACAGCGACGGAAAAAGTGTAAGTGATGGCGTCTCCCTCTGCGTCGAGGGAGCGCTTGATCCGCAGTCTGACATAGCTACTGGGCAAGGTTACATCATTTGCAGGATCAACGATTGCGGGTATCGAGGGTGAAGTATTCCGGTGAAAACTGAAATGCGTCCAGGCTCCCCAGCCGCTGTCATCCGCAACTCGCAGCCGGCCGAAGCAGGTAGAACCCGGGCCAAGTGGCGGGCCACTGTACTGTGCTTCGAATCCCGGATAGTTAACTTCTCCCGATGACCACAATTCGGCTTCCGACCAATCGGCATCGGTACCGACCTCGATCTGATACTTGACCTGAGCCGAGCCAGAAGCCCCGATATATTGCCAGCGAATACGGGGGGTCGGTGAAGTCACGTGAAAATTGTCAATCTCACCTACGACGATCGAGCGCGCGAGCGGCAGTTCGTGAAAGAACGCATACGCTCCCATATCATTGCGCGTCCCATCGGGATCATTGAATTCAACTGCTGCATCGCCGGCGTCGATGCAGGGAGATCCGAGCTGCAGTTCATATCGTCCCTGAGTGGGATCCAAGTAGAGTGGATCCTCAGAGAGAGTTCCGGGGCCGGCAACTGCGCTTTCAAAGTCAGGATGGTTGTTGAATACGTCATTGTAGCTTAGTTCGTGGTATTTACCAAACACACCGTAAGCGTTCGAGCCGGTGACTATGTTGTTCTTTGCGGTGGTTGATCCGGTCAGTGAAAAGAAACCCCGGGAATTCTCAGCGAAGGTATTGTTGATGATGGTCGTGCTCGCACTGAAAACGCCAACGCAGGCGCTCCCAACAGTATTATGATGAAACAGATTGTGCCGGATCAAGACCGATCCTTGGTAGCACCCTATCAGCACTTCCCCACCGTAGTTGTTAAAGAAGATATTATCTTCGATCACAATGCTGGCATTCGCCTCGATCACCACAAGCGAAGTGGCCGAGCCATTAACAACAGAGAATCCACACAGTTCGGTTCCGACAGCCTCACCTTCGTTTACCGAAATTGTACCAGTCAAGAAGGTTACTTCCGCTCCTCCCGACGACCGCAATCTGATCGCTCTCCCTTTATAGTCAATATTCTCGACATACACCCCCGGCCCTACCAGCACCGTGTCACCGCTGGCCGCCGCATCGATCCCGGCCTGAATCGTTGGGAACTCGCCTGGCACATTCAGGATGTTGGCTTGTGCATGTGAGGCAAAAACAAAGAGCGCGAGCGCAAACAAAGTGCGACGCATAAACAACCACCTTTCGTGCAAGTAATATCAGGAGCTCATGAAGAGAAGTTACAAATATTCGCCCTTTTGTCAATGTTCTCTGGCTATGGAACTACCAAAATCACCAGGGTCTGCCGCTAAAGGAGGCGACCAGCCTCGTGATAAGCATCACTCCGACAACCCCTTAAATCGTCCCCTCCGGCGTCGGTTCGGTGTTGAAGTAACTCAAGTCGATCTTGCTGTTATCTAGGTTGCCGACGATTGTGAAATTGACCGCTGCCGTCCCGAACAACGAGTTGCTTAGATAAGTCCCATTGTCCACGATACCGAGCGCCTCCTTCGTTCGCTGCGACAAGGTCACACCCTCCAGGCGAACTCCAACCGAATCGGGCAGGACGATGTCATAATCCGAGCTGCGTCCCGACAGCTTGACTGTCACCTGCGCGGCTTCCCGTCCGAATTTAAGGAGCAGATCGGAGTGGTCGGCACTGATGTCGAGATTCGCAATCTTCAGATCCTGCGCAAACATGCGCACATCGGTGTCGTCGACCTCCATCGTGTACGACAACTCAACGCCCGGATGAGCATAACACTTCCAGTAGTTGTCGCCGCCGATCAGTGTCGTGCGCTTGAAGATCGACTTCGAGCGAATTCCCAATTCGACGTCGCAACGCCCGCCGGAACAATTGCTGCGCATCGCAATCCGATTCACCGGTCCTTGCGAGTTTACCAGGAGCAGGTGCGAGTCCTGCGAATTGACGTACAGACGCCCATTGGAGAAATTCAACTTGATATTGGCGGACTGCTCGCCGGAGTAGTTGATCGACGCCTGCGAACGGTCCAGACTGTCGCGGCCGGTGCTGGCAGTGAAGCCGCCGTTCTCGTCAATGGCCCAGACAAAACTGCCGATGATCAGCAGCGACGACAAGTATCCCAGGATTTCAAGCTTGGTCCGCTTGACGATCATCTCCAGGCCGATCGCAATTAGAAGCACAGGCCAGAGAAACAACAAATCGACCCAGACCCACCAGCTCAAATAGCCCAGATTTATCGCCAGAAAGGTTCCGCCGATCAGGATCAGCAGTATCCCCCATCTAACTCTCGACGGACTCACGCATACCTCCCGTTTCCTGCGAACGCTTGATGGAACTGAACAGGACTGCCAGGCCGACCAGAATCAGCAGGCTCGGCCAAACCAACGACCAACGGAACCACCAGAATATCCGGTCGAGCAGGAAGATCAGCCCCAGGCCGATCAAGAACAACCCCGGCAGATACTTTCGTAACGGCGAGGGCTCCGGTTTTGGCTGTGGCTCCACGACCGTTTCCGGCCGCAGCTTGGGCATTGCGATCCACGCCACCACGTAGGCAATCAAGCCGATGCCGTGGGCGAAGGTCAGAATTACCGCGCCGATGCGGATCAAGACCGGATCGATGTCGAAGTACTCGCCGATCCCGCCGCAGACACCGGCGATTACCCGGCTCTGGGTCGATCGATAAAGTCGTTTGGTCATCCGGTTCCTCCTTCCTGAAATCCAACGTGTTAGACTGGTGCCCGCGCCGGAATGTTTCATCAAAGATGGCCGTCAGTGATTCACTCTGGATACCGATAACTAAATAGATGCCAAGCGGTACGCACAAGCCGAGTTCACTATGCTGACCAAACCGACCATCGATGACCCGAATCAGGTGACGGAAGCGCTCCCTCGTTGGCGCCGACGGCTGTCGCCGCCCCTGATGATCCTGTCGGTAGTCATTCTCTTTGTCGCCTATGGGCTGTACCGCTTTCAGATCCGTCCGCTTCTGACTATGTCGCTGCCGGAACACACCGCCCAGCCGCTTGACACCGTCCCGGTCGAATTGACCAACTTCCAAGTGCGCTTGGACGGGGAGGATGTCATTCCCAGCGCGGTGGCCTTCGCCAAGGATTCGCTCTATGTCGCGTTCAGCCGCAAATCGGCCGTGCAAGTCTACTCTTCACAGCTCGACCTGCTCAAGACGATCCGCCTGGAACGGCCACAAACCGTCATACCAAACTCGATCGTCGTTACTGACTCCCTGCTGATAGTCGCTGACACCGCAGCCCGGCAGATTGCCCTTTACGACCGCGAAGGCGACTTCCTGACTTCGATCCAATGGTATCCCGATCAGTCTAATCGTATCGACCCGCTGGCAATTGCATCCGACGGTCGCCGCCTGGCCGTCGTGGACGGCGCGCTTAATCGTATCGCCATCATCTCGCTGGTCGACAATCAGCCTTTCGCCGAATTTCTTGAGCTGCTCGATCTGCTTCCGCATGAGAAGGTCGGCACGCTCTCCGAACCGCGGATGACCTTACTCACACCCGATGACAGGCTGTGGGTTGGCGAAAGCCGGTCGATTTCTCGCTTCACGAGCGACGGTCACCCGCTGGGCTCGGTCGAGCCACCCCCGAAAACGCGAATCGTCCTGCCCTTTGCGGCGGCCATTGTAACGGACAACACCGATTCCTCCGCGACGCGAATCCACGTCCTCGATAAGATCGCCGGTAAAGTCTTCGTTTATGACCTCAACGCCAAACTCCGCCTGGTCTACCCGCGCGACCGCGCCCTGCAACGCCCCTCCGGTATCGCTGTTGACCAGATACATCGGACAATCTTCATCACCGAGACCGAGACGGCGTCAATCACGGCTTTTGGCTACTGAGCATCGCGCCTGCCGCTGACGTCCCCGATTTTGCTCGCCTGTGATTCTGCGATCTTCACTGGAAGTTCGCCGTAGAATATCATAGTTTGTTGGCAAACTCTGAGGAGCAGGGCTCCTGACAATTCTGGAGGTAAAATGACGAAATGGAAATGCTTGGGCGCGATGGTTGCGATAGTGCTTATCGCCGGATCAGCCTGGGCACAGAAGGCCGAGCCGTCGCCGCTGCTGAAGGCAATGAAAACCGAGTTGGACCGCTCGGTAAAAGCGTATGCCAACGCCGACACTGTGCCGATGTATTTTCTTGCCTACCATGTCACCGACACGGATCAGCGCTCGCTGTCGGCATCGTACGGCGCACTGACCAAGGAAGACGGCTATCGCCGCCGCATCCTCGACGTCGATTTGCGCGTTGGCGACTATACGCTCGACAACACCCGCGAGATCCGTGGTGGTTTTGGCTTCGGCTTCAACTTCAATCAATCACCGGAACTACCCCTCGAGGATGACGACAAGGCGGTGCGCACGGTGATTTGGAACACCACCGACGCCAAATACAAAGCTGCGATCGAACAGTATACCAAAGTCAAGACCAACATGCAGGTTATGGTCGAGCAGGAGGATACTTCCGCCGACTTCTCGCGCGAGCAACCGCAGCAGTACATCGGCGATCTGGTGTCTGTCAGACTGGACACGGAGACGTGGGGAGGCCGGCTGCGCGAACTGAGCCGGATGTTCAAGGAATTTCCTTTCGTTGAAGAATCCAGCGTCGAACTCAGTCTGACCAATGACAACCGCTTCTTTGTCTCGAGCGAAGGCTCAATGATCCAGACCGGCCAGTCGTACGCGCGGCTGTTCGTCCGCTGTGAAGGTACCGCGTCTGACGGCATGCGTATCAGTCGCTACGAGAGTTTTGACTCCGATACACCTGCCGGTCTGCCCGGCGATGCGGAAATCACCGCAGCAATTAATCGCGTCATCAGTGAACTCGATGCGCTGTTGAAGGCGCCACTGGCAGAACCTTACATCGGACCGGCAATTCTGGTCAATCGCGCTACCGGCGTCTATTTCCACGAAATCTTCGGGCACCGCATCGAAGGCCATCGTCAGAAGTCCGAATTCGAAGGCCAGACCTTCGCCAAGAAGGTCGGCGAAAAGATCCTCCCCGACTTCATCGATGTCTATGACGACCCAACCGTCCGTGACTTCAACGGACAATTCCTGCGTGGTTTCTACCGCTATGATGACGAGGGCGTCAAGACCACTCCGGTGACGGTTGTCGAGGATGGCGTGCTCAAGAATTTCCTGATGTCGCGCTCGCCCGTAGAGGGATTCCCGACCTCGAACGCTCACGGTCGCAAACAAGCGGGGATGGATGCCGTCGCGCGTCAAGGTAACCTCATGATCAAGTCCTCCAAAGAAGTGCCGTTCGCCCAGCTGGTGCAACTCCTGAAAGACGAGTGCCGCAAGCAGGGCAAACCCTACGGCCTGATCTTTAACGACATCTCCGGCGGCTTCACCACCACCTCGCGCTTCGGTCCGCAGTCGTTCAAGGTGATCCCGCTTCTCGTATACAAGTGCTATACCGACGATCGGCCGCTGGAACCGATTCGTGGCGTCGATATCGTCGGTACGCCGTTATCAAGTTTTGCCCGCATCATCGCCACCGGCAATGACTACGGTATCTTCAACGGCACCTGCGGCGCTGAGTCGGGCTGGGTACCGGTATCGGCGACGGCGCCGAGCATCCTCGTCTCCGAACTGGAGGTCGAGAAGAAATTCAAGGAGCAGGAAAAACCGCCGATCTTGCCGCCCCCGTACAAACCGGTCAAGACCAGCGATGCCGGTCAAGGAGGTATGTAAGATGACGCACGTAAGATCCTTATCGTTGACCGCAGCGGCACTGGTAGCGGCGCTGCTCCTGGTCGCGCCGGCGACGGCCGCAACCGCTGATGTTGTCTTCAAAGTCCTGGACGACGAGCTACAGCGCAACACATCGCAACTCGTCATGGAGAACTTGGAGCGCCCGTACTTTATCAACTACACGGTTGATGATTACCAGCAAATGGAAGTCTCCGCCAGCCTCGGCATGCTGGTCGAATCCCACCTCGAACGCGGGCGCTATCTGACGACCGACCTCCGTGTCGGTAGCTACGAATTGGATAACTCGAATTTCGCCTCCGGCTTTGGCAGTTTTGGCTCCGATTTCGTGACGCTGCCGGTTGACGACGACTACGATGCTGTTCGCAACCAGGTTTACCTGGCGACTGATCGTGTCTATAAGGGTGCCCTCGAGACGCTGTCCAAGAAGCGCGCCTACCTGCAAACGCGCATCATGCCGGATCGGCCCGCGGATCACATCAAACTACCGCCGAACAAGTTCCTCGATAAGCCGGAAGTGTTCGATATCGACCAGAAGTTCTTCGAGGATCTCGCCCGGCCGATGTCCGATGTCTTCCGCGCTTTTCCGGCCATCACCACCTCTGAGCTGAAAGTCACGGCCTCTGTCGTCAATCAGTACCTCGCCAACAGCGAAGGCACCCGCACACTGCGCGGGGACCGCATCTACGGCTTCGAACTGAACATGGCCGGCCGCACCCCCGACGGCGAGATGGTCAGCAACAATGATCGCATCATCGTGAATGACTTTGGCCGTATCCCGCCTCGTGATCAGCTGCTGACCTGGGCGCGCAGCAATGCCGAGAAGATGAACGCGCTGATCACCGCCGACACGCTCGAAGACTACATTGGACCGGTGATTTTCGTCGGCGAGGCCGCTGGTGAGTTCTTCCGCCAGTTGTTCTCGCGGCACGTCTCGAACATGCCCGCACCGATGTCGGACAACGACCGTATCAGCGGAGCGCTGGAGACCTCGGACTTCGCCAATAAGCTCAATCGCCGCGTGCTGCCGCCGACCTTCAGCGTCTACAACGACCCGACTTTGGACAGGATTGGCGAGACGCCGCTGATCGGCCGCTACGAAGTCGACGATGCCGGCGGTGTTCCGAAGCGGACAACACTTGTCGAAAACGGCAAACTGGTCAACTTCCTGATCGGCATCGCGCCGACCAAGAAGATCAAGGAGCCGACCGGCTCGGCGCGCGGAGCCGTGAGCAAGGATGTTACCGCCAAGCCGGCTAACCTGATCTTCGAGTCTACCGACAAGATCAGCTTCGACAAGCTTAAGGCGAATCTGATCGCGATGTGCAAGGATATCGATTTGCCGTACGGGTTGATTGTGCGCCGCCTGCGCGATCTCTCCGCTCCCAGTACCGGCTTGCAGATGTTCGGTCAGGCGCAGGCCGGCGGCGAAGGTCTGACAATACCCTTTGAGATCTATCGGCTGTACCCGGATGGCCGCGAGGTTCCGGTCCGCGGTCTCCAATTCAGCAGCGTCACTTCGCGCATCCTGCGCGATATCGTGCAGACCGACAACAGCCGCTACGTCTACAATTATCTGATCGGCAATGACTATGAAATGCCGGCAACCATCGTTACGCCGGCCGTGCTGGTCGAAGAAATGGAACTGAAGAAGGCGGATACCAAGGTCACTAAGCCGCCCCTCTTACCGTCGCCGCTGGCGACAAACTGACAGGCCTTAGCCGAGCGTCATTTGTGGACGATCTCCGATGAGCGGGATCGTCCACTGCCATCTCCTGCCCTCGCGTCTCGACCCCCAGCAGAAGCCGCTGCGATCCGACGCAACATGCAGTTGAAGACAACCAGGTGAATGGGGTAAGACGCATACCAGTAAAGCAGGCCGAATAGCCCGGCCGGATCAA
Proteins encoded in this region:
- a CDS encoding DUF2784 domain-containing protein — protein: MSRFWADTVVVAHFLWVVFMIGGSVVQMIAMKSAKLREWCVIRAVHVAGILYVAILTIIGRPCPLTVWEAQLRRAYDGTQPESFLVRWLERLLYPDVDPLVVYIPTIVLAILSVLSMLVAPPGRLRRLLSRN
- a CDS encoding right-handed parallel beta-helix repeat-containing protein, producing the protein MRRTLFALALFVFASHAQANILNVPGEFPTIQAGIDAAASGDTVLVGPGVYVENIDYKGRAIRLRSSGGAEVTFLTGTISVNEGEAVGTELCGFSVVNGSATSLVVIEANASIVIEDNIFFNNYGGEVLIGCYQGSVLIRHNLFHHNTVGSACVGVFSASTTIINNTFAENSRGFFSLTGSTTAKNNIVTGSNAYGVFGKYHELSYNDVFNNHPDFESAVAGPGTLSEDPLYLDPTQGRYELQLGSPCIDAGDAAVEFNDPDGTRNDMGAYAFFHELPLARSIVVGEIDNFHVTSPTPRIRWQYIGASGSAQVKYQIEVGTDADWSEAELWSSGEVNYPGFEAQYSGPPLGPGSTCFGRLRVADDSGWGAWTHFSFHRNTSPSIPAIVDPANDVTLPSSYVRLRIKRSLDAEGDAITYTFSVAVDSLFFDNVVELEGQTDSLTARLVAIDDPGRYWWRCRSFDGIEYSEWSAAASFLTRSGITIRVPSDFSTIQAAIDFAGSGDTVLVGPGLHTGRIDFAGKDVVVKSEAGPEMTMLQTEDGNPVVRLTRDESRAAVLEGFGFQGIHDNEELIRVDSLSSPTIRNNRFLYNSAQFTLIWVDSGRPLIEKNVFFNNEVGNACIGIVEDSSEIRNCTFHSNSRGFFNLSGEAIARNNIVTGSTGYGISGNYSFLEFNDVWNNEPDYSDSYMSGTYVMNISLDPLYRDAVAGDLHLQPLSPCINTGDPSPILNDPDGSRCDMGAFPFLAVAPSEFGLLEPPDELGHPLTSIAPVFRWNQSLPTSTSENVTYSLVISIDSNFAFSSTQAGISDSECLLAAPLSWGTRYWWKVLATSTYGGARWSDEVFTFRTMTLGDADGSGQLNISDIVFLINFIFAQGPAPDPLVSGDMNCDGRINIGDAVRLVNYMFLSGLAPCDDFPTMMPAVDFEKLESIPHSSD
- a CDS encoding PspC domain-containing protein, which translates into the protein MTKRLYRSTQSRVIAGVCGGIGEYFDIDPVLIRIGAVILTFAHGIGLIAYVVAWIAMPKLRPETVVEPQPKPEPSPLRKYLPGLFLIGLGLIFLLDRIFWWFRWSLVWPSLLILVGLAVLFSSIKRSQETGGMRESVES